The following are encoded in a window of Sporocytophaga myxococcoides DSM 11118 genomic DNA:
- a CDS encoding patatin-like phospholipase family protein gives MSKNKTLEDLYYSFPAQLLINHFKKNQILLLLWFILFGFVTSNIGNILGIPYLFLDPEYINKVNYKGFFIIGVAVGIFILSFHITTYILDSYRFNFLGTVARPFTKFCLNNSIIPLAFLIVYSINIVRFQFKSGFQTNSQIFLEVASFLLGVFVTLFLLLFYFRSTNKDIFKELASNLDRQLKKTNINRVNVLRKLKNAKKNKYIVNHYLDFPFRFIKVEPYKNYDKEILLKVFDQNHLNAVIVEIFVIIVIIILGLFRDNAYFQIPAAASGILFFSIFIMFTGAFSYWLRGWAITALVAALVIFNFLVKYDIINSKYQAYGINYNNTPAEYSLERLNDLSNDSNFKTDTDSTTLILNNWKNKFSGPEKPKMVFICVSGGGQRAAAWTTRTLQYVDSTLNGGLLDHSILMTGASGGMVGASYFRELYLRKKQGESIDLYSDHAFTNITKDVLNPVIFSLVVNDIFFRFQKFNYGNYEYLKDRGYAFEEQLNSNLDHVLDKKVCDYKTPEQNALIPLIIMSPTVINDGRKLFISSQHCSYMTTSPPEEADLNQKIKGIEFQRFYEKQDAKNLRFLSAMRMSATFPYVTPNVELPSTPSMEIMDAGIADNFGIRDAVRFLYVFREWISKNTSGVVFVCIRDSQKDSPIEKKAEASIFQKMFTPIGSLYNNWDYLQDFNNDNLIEGAYGWFDGKINVVNFEYIPKPRYWGILKEKKINPEEVEKKETAERAVLSWHLTTREKQSLKRTILETNNQESLNHLKKLLSDQK, from the coding sequence ATGAGCAAGAATAAGACCCTGGAGGATCTATATTATTCCTTCCCTGCACAACTTTTGATTAATCATTTTAAGAAAAATCAGATACTTCTGCTTTTGTGGTTCATTCTGTTTGGTTTTGTCACTTCAAATATTGGGAACATTTTAGGAATTCCTTATTTGTTCCTTGACCCGGAATACATAAATAAGGTGAATTACAAGGGCTTTTTTATTATTGGGGTAGCTGTTGGAATATTTATCTTATCCTTTCACATTACCACCTACATCCTTGATAGCTATCGTTTTAACTTCCTTGGCACTGTAGCCCGTCCATTTACAAAATTCTGCCTGAATAACAGTATAATACCTCTGGCATTTCTAATAGTTTATTCAATCAATATTGTTCGATTTCAGTTCAAAAGCGGCTTTCAAACCAATTCCCAAATTTTCCTCGAAGTAGCCAGTTTTCTTCTGGGCGTATTTGTAACGCTGTTTTTATTACTTTTTTATTTCCGATCTACCAATAAGGATATATTCAAAGAACTTGCTTCAAACCTTGACAGACAGTTAAAAAAGACAAACATCAACAGAGTCAATGTTTTAAGAAAGTTAAAAAATGCAAAAAAGAATAAATATATTGTAAACCATTACCTGGATTTTCCTTTCAGATTCATCAAGGTTGAGCCATACAAAAATTATGATAAGGAAATTCTTTTAAAGGTGTTTGATCAGAATCACCTTAATGCAGTTATTGTTGAAATTTTTGTCATTATAGTCATAATCATCCTCGGACTTTTCAGGGATAATGCTTATTTTCAAATACCAGCAGCTGCAAGTGGAATACTTTTCTTTTCGATCTTTATCATGTTTACCGGAGCTTTCTCTTATTGGCTCAGAGGTTGGGCGATTACTGCACTGGTTGCAGCATTGGTTATTTTCAACTTTCTGGTAAAATATGATATCATCAATTCCAAATACCAGGCCTATGGAATCAATTACAATAATACTCCCGCAGAATATAGCCTTGAAAGGCTTAATGATCTGAGTAATGATTCAAACTTTAAAACTGATACTGATTCCACCACTCTAATTCTTAATAACTGGAAAAATAAATTTTCAGGACCAGAAAAACCCAAAATGGTCTTTATCTGTGTCAGTGGAGGTGGTCAAAGAGCTGCTGCCTGGACTACGAGAACGTTGCAATATGTTGATAGTACGCTTAATGGCGGACTTCTTGATCATTCAATTCTTATGACAGGAGCTTCGGGAGGTATGGTTGGAGCAAGCTACTTCAGAGAATTATACCTCAGAAAAAAACAAGGAGAAAGTATTGACCTATATTCCGATCATGCTTTTACCAACATCACAAAAGATGTTCTCAACCCTGTCATTTTCAGCTTAGTTGTAAATGATATTTTTTTCAGGTTCCAGAAGTTCAATTACGGAAACTACGAATATCTTAAAGACAGAGGCTATGCATTCGAAGAACAGCTTAATAGCAATCTCGACCATGTACTCGATAAAAAAGTATGTGACTATAAAACTCCGGAACAAAATGCTCTTATACCTTTAATTATAATGTCTCCAACAGTCATTAATGATGGAAGGAAATTATTCATTTCAAGTCAGCATTGCAGTTATATGACTACCTCCCCTCCAGAGGAAGCGGATCTGAACCAGAAGATAAAAGGAATAGAGTTTCAAAGATTTTATGAGAAGCAGGACGCTAAGAACTTAAGATTTTTAAGTGCTATGCGAATGAGCGCCACTTTCCCATATGTCACGCCGAATGTGGAACTTCCCAGTACCCCATCAATGGAAATTATGGATGCCGGAATTGCAGATAACTTTGGAATCAGAGATGCTGTGAGATTTTTATATGTATTCAGAGAATGGATAAGCAAAAACACTAGTGGAGTCGTTTTTGTATGCATCAGGGATTCTCAGAAAGATAGTCCTATTGAGAAAAAAGCAGAAGCTTCAATTTTTCAAAAAATGTTTACACCAATTGGAAGTTTATATAATAATTGGGATTATCTTCAAGACTTCAATAACGATAATCTGATTGAAGGTGCCTATGGCTGGTTTGATGGGAAAATCAACGTTGTAAATTTCGAATATATTCCCAAGCCCAGATATTGGGGTATATTGAAAGAGAAGAAAATTAATCCGGAGGAAGTTGAAAAGAAAGAAACGGCAGAAAGAGCTGTTTTGAGCTGGCACTTAACAACTCGGGAAAAACAAAGTTTAAAAAGAACTATCTTAGAGACTAACAATCAGGAATCTTTAAATCATTTAAAAAAGCTACTATCTGATCAGAAATGA
- the lepA gene encoding translation elongation factor 4 — MENIRNFCIIAHIDHGKSTLADRLLEFTNTVSKREMQAQVLDNMDLERERGITIKSHAIQMNYVYKGKTYVLNLIDTPGHVDFSYEVSRSIAACEGVLLLVDASQGIQAQTISNLYLALEHDLEIIPVLNKIDLPGAMPEEVKDQMVDLVGCSRESIIPASGKDGTGVDKVLEAIVERIPAPKGDKNAPLQALIFDSVYNSFRGIEVIFRVLNGTIKKGDKVKFVATDTVYHADEIGVLKLDKDPRAVVEAGDVGYLISGIKSAKEVKVGDTITSFDNPTKEAIVGFEDVKPMVFAGVYPVETSDYEDLREAIEKLQLNDASLVWEPETSAALGFGFRCGFLGMLHMEIIQERLEREFDQTVITTVPSVSFHAFDNKGEMHVVNAPSEMLDPSKLSHIEEPFIKAQIITKSEYIGAIMTLCMEKRGVLRNQVYLTTDRVEMIFEMPLSEMVFDFFDKLKTISKGYASLDYELIGYRESTMVKLDILLNGDKVDALSAIVHRDKAYEWGKKLCEKLKELLPRQQFEIAIQAAIGAKIISRETVKALRKDVLAKCYGGDISRKRKLLEKQKKGKKRMRQVGNVEIPQEAFMAVLKID; from the coding sequence ATGGAAAATATTAGAAATTTTTGCATCATAGCTCACATTGATCACGGAAAAAGTACCCTGGCGGATCGTCTTTTAGAATTCACCAATACTGTCTCTAAAAGAGAAATGCAGGCGCAGGTCCTTGATAATATGGATCTTGAGAGGGAAAGAGGAATTACAATCAAGAGCCATGCTATTCAGATGAACTATGTGTACAAAGGAAAAACCTATGTACTTAATCTGATAGATACACCCGGTCACGTTGACTTTTCTTATGAAGTTTCCAGGTCTATAGCTGCTTGTGAAGGTGTTTTACTTTTGGTTGACGCTTCTCAGGGGATTCAGGCCCAGACTATTTCAAATTTATACCTTGCACTTGAGCACGATCTTGAAATAATTCCTGTATTAAATAAAATTGACCTTCCTGGTGCTATGCCTGAAGAGGTAAAGGATCAGATGGTAGATCTTGTCGGATGTTCCAGAGAGTCAATTATCCCTGCCAGTGGTAAAGATGGAACCGGTGTTGATAAAGTGCTTGAAGCAATTGTTGAACGAATTCCAGCTCCTAAAGGCGATAAAAATGCGCCACTACAAGCCCTCATTTTTGACTCAGTTTATAATTCGTTCAGAGGTATAGAGGTAATATTCAGAGTTTTAAACGGCACAATCAAAAAAGGAGATAAAGTTAAATTCGTTGCTACTGATACTGTTTATCACGCTGATGAAATCGGTGTTTTAAAACTTGATAAAGATCCGCGTGCGGTCGTAGAAGCGGGAGATGTGGGATATCTTATTTCGGGGATCAAAAGTGCAAAAGAGGTAAAAGTTGGTGATACAATTACAAGCTTTGATAATCCTACAAAAGAAGCAATTGTTGGTTTTGAAGATGTAAAACCAATGGTTTTTGCCGGAGTGTATCCTGTTGAAACCAGTGACTATGAAGATTTAAGAGAGGCTATCGAAAAGCTTCAGCTGAATGATGCATCCCTTGTTTGGGAACCGGAAACTTCTGCTGCTCTTGGATTTGGCTTCCGTTGCGGTTTCCTTGGAATGCTACACATGGAGATCATTCAGGAGCGTCTGGAGAGAGAATTTGACCAGACTGTTATAACTACAGTCCCTTCTGTGTCATTTCACGCATTCGATAATAAGGGAGAAATGCATGTAGTAAATGCTCCTTCTGAAATGCTTGATCCTTCAAAGCTTAGTCATATTGAAGAACCATTTATAAAAGCTCAGATTATAACCAAGTCAGAATATATCGGAGCAATTATGACTCTGTGTATGGAGAAAAGAGGGGTATTAAGAAATCAGGTTTATCTGACGACTGACAGGGTAGAAATGATCTTTGAGATGCCTCTTTCTGAAATGGTGTTTGACTTCTTCGATAAACTTAAAACGATTTCCAAAGGATATGCTTCTCTCGACTATGAATTGATAGGATATAGAGAGTCTACAATGGTGAAACTGGATATTCTTCTAAATGGAGATAAAGTAGATGCTCTTTCTGCTATTGTTCACAGAGATAAGGCGTATGAGTGGGGTAAAAAACTTTGCGAAAAACTAAAAGAGTTACTTCCAAGACAGCAATTTGAGATTGCCATTCAGGCAGCAATCGGTGCTAAAATCATCTCCAGAGAAACTGTAAAAGCATTGAGAAAAGACGTTTTGGCAAAATGTTACGGTGGAGATATCTCCCGTAAGAGAAAACTTCTGGAAAAACAGAAAAAAGGTAAGAAGAGAATGAGACAGGTTGGTAATGTGGAAATACCTCAGGAGGCATTTATGGCTGTCCTTAAAATTGACTAA
- a CDS encoding bifunctional 5,10-methylenetetrahydrofolate dehydrogenase/5,10-methenyltetrahydrofolate cyclohydrolase, giving the protein MSELKMTTQLIDGKKVSHEIKQEIAVAVENIKNNGGKIPHLAAILVGDDGASHTYVGGKVKSCEEVGFRSTLITYESSVSEETLLAKIEEINNDPEVDGLIVQLPLPKHISVEKVTERIRPEKDVDGFHPVNIGRMNKGLPAHISATPNGIMMLLKRYGIDTKGKHCVVVGRSNIVGSPMSILMARDSEPGNATVTLCHKNTVNLASYTLQADIIIVAVGIPGLIKADMVKEGAVIIDVGTTRVPDASKKAGYAIKGDVDFDAVAPKCSYITPVPGGVGPMTIASLLLNTLASAKGDVYQSRY; this is encoded by the coding sequence ATGAGTGAATTAAAAATGACTACCCAACTGATCGACGGAAAAAAAGTTTCGCATGAAATTAAACAAGAAATAGCAGTAGCTGTAGAAAATATAAAGAATAACGGAGGCAAAATTCCGCATCTAGCGGCGATACTTGTTGGAGATGATGGTGCAAGTCATACTTATGTTGGAGGCAAGGTGAAAAGTTGTGAAGAAGTAGGTTTCAGATCTACTCTTATTACTTATGAATCCAGTGTTTCTGAAGAAACGCTTCTTGCTAAAATTGAAGAAATTAATAATGATCCTGAAGTGGATGGACTGATCGTACAGCTTCCATTACCAAAGCATATTTCAGTAGAAAAAGTAACTGAAAGAATACGTCCTGAAAAAGATGTTGATGGGTTTCACCCGGTAAACATTGGAAGAATGAACAAAGGCCTTCCTGCCCATATTTCCGCAACTCCTAATGGTATTATGATGCTTTTGAAGCGTTATGGAATTGATACTAAAGGGAAACATTGTGTTGTGGTAGGCAGAAGTAATATTGTCGGTTCTCCGATGAGCATACTTATGGCAAGAGACAGTGAGCCCGGAAATGCTACAGTTACATTATGTCATAAAAATACGGTCAACCTTGCTTCATATACTCTTCAAGCCGATATTATTATTGTAGCCGTAGGTATACCAGGATTAATTAAAGCGGACATGGTAAAAGAGGGTGCTGTAATTATCGATGTTGGTACTACTAGGGTTCCGGATGCTTCTAAAAAAGCAGGTTATGCTATTAAAGGTGATGTGGACTTTGACGCAGTTGCTCCAAAATGCAGCTATATCACTCCCGTTCCGGGAGGAGTAGGTCCAATGACCATCGCTTCCCTGTTATTAAATACACTTGCCTCCGCCAAGGGTGATGTCTATCAATCAAGATATTAA
- a CDS encoding 7-carboxy-7-deazaguanine synthase QueE has translation MSINQDINKILEHSGSILPVMESFYTIQGEGYFQGNAAYFIRLAGCDVGCHWCDVKESWEIKGHPVFSAEEIAQAASVHPGRVAVITGGEPLIYPLETLTESLKKFQFRTHIETSGAYPLSGTWDWICLSPKKFKAPHQSVIENADELKIIVFNKSDFDWAEQFARQVKPGCKLYLQPEWSKQNEVLPLIIEYVKSNPQWNISLQIHKFMNIP, from the coding sequence ATGTCTATCAATCAAGATATTAATAAAATACTAGAACATTCAGGTTCCATCCTTCCGGTGATGGAATCTTTTTATACTATCCAGGGAGAAGGTTACTTTCAGGGAAATGCTGCATATTTTATCCGGCTTGCGGGATGTGATGTGGGATGTCACTGGTGTGATGTAAAAGAATCCTGGGAAATAAAAGGACACCCTGTTTTTTCTGCTGAAGAAATTGCACAGGCAGCATCTGTTCATCCGGGCAGAGTGGCTGTAATCACAGGAGGAGAACCTCTGATTTATCCCTTAGAAACATTAACTGAATCTTTAAAGAAATTCCAATTCAGAACCCATATTGAAACCAGTGGAGCCTATCCTCTTTCAGGTACCTGGGATTGGATTTGTCTTTCTCCTAAAAAGTTTAAAGCGCCTCATCAGTCTGTTATAGAAAATGCAGACGAGCTTAAAATAATCGTTTTTAATAAGTCAGATTTTGATTGGGCAGAGCAGTTTGCCAGGCAGGTAAAGCCTGGATGCAAGCTGTATTTGCAGCCGGAATGGTCCAAACAAAATGAAGTGCTTCCGCTTATTATTGAATATGTAAAAAGTAATCCTCAATGGAATATTTCGTTACAGATTCACAAGTTCATGAACATTCCTTAA